A genomic window from Pseudomonas leptonychotis includes:
- a CDS encoding CDP-alcohol phosphatidyltransferase family protein, translating to MLSIYQLKPAFQNLLRPGVKRLYDRGVTANQVTLFAAVVSVLLGILLLALPQHTWLFALIPLWMLLRMALNAVDGMLAREFGQQSRLGAYLNELCDLIADCALFLPFALLPGVSPLLVVLVVVFALISEYAGVLGPMVGASRRYDGPMGKSDRAFCFGVLGAGVACELLPAVWLNGLLAVILALLLYTLYNRVRQGLAEAAQPTNSK from the coding sequence ATGCTCTCCATTTATCAGCTCAAGCCGGCTTTTCAGAACCTCCTGCGCCCGGGGGTCAAGCGCCTCTACGACAGAGGCGTCACGGCCAATCAGGTCACCCTGTTCGCCGCCGTGGTTTCCGTTCTGCTCGGTATCCTGCTGCTGGCTCTGCCTCAGCACACCTGGCTATTCGCCCTGATTCCCCTATGGATGCTGCTGCGCATGGCGTTGAATGCCGTCGATGGCATGCTTGCTCGCGAGTTCGGCCAACAATCGCGGCTCGGCGCCTACCTCAATGAGCTCTGCGACCTGATCGCCGACTGCGCCCTGTTTCTGCCCTTCGCCTTGCTCCCCGGGGTCTCGCCGCTGCTGGTGGTGCTGGTGGTGGTGTTTGCCTTGATCAGCGAATACGCCGGCGTACTTGGGCCCATGGTTGGCGCCTCACGCCGCTATGACGGCCCCATGGGCAAAAGCGACCGTGCCTTCTGCTTTGGGGTGCTCGGTGCGGGTGTGGCCTGCGAATTGCTGCCCGCTGTCTGGCTCAATGGCCTGCTCGCAGTGATCCTCGCCCTGTTGCTTTACACCCTCTATAACCGTGTGCGCCAAGGTCTGGCCGAAGCGGCGCAGCCAACTAACTCGAAATAA
- a CDS encoding lysophospholipid acyltransferase family protein: MSTVQTLRTFLFYLLLSSSAFFWCTLSVFVAPFLPFRARYRFVVQNWCRCATWLAKVVIGINYEIKGLENIPDKPCVILAKHQSTWETFFLCGYFEPLSQVVKRELLYVPFFGWAMAMLKPIAIDRSNPKAALKQLAKLGHKRLGQGAWVLVFPEGTRIPPGQIGKFSRGGASLAVNANLPVLPIAHNAGEFWPKQGWRKTPGTVQVIIGPPMYAEGTGPRAIAELNDRAFAWVSQAQRDIGSLHGQNQPKATQAPA, encoded by the coding sequence ATGTCGACAGTGCAGACCCTCAGAACTTTCCTCTTCTATCTGTTGTTGTCTTCCAGCGCCTTCTTCTGGTGCACCCTCAGCGTCTTCGTTGCGCCTTTTCTACCGTTTCGTGCGCGCTACCGTTTTGTTGTGCAGAACTGGTGCCGCTGCGCCACCTGGTTGGCCAAAGTGGTGATCGGCATCAACTACGAGATCAAGGGACTGGAAAACATCCCTGATAAGCCCTGCGTGATTCTGGCTAAACACCAGAGCACCTGGGAAACCTTCTTCCTCTGCGGCTACTTCGAGCCGCTCAGCCAGGTGGTCAAGCGCGAACTGCTCTATGTGCCGTTCTTCGGCTGGGCGATGGCCATGCTCAAGCCCATCGCGATTGACCGCAGCAACCCCAAGGCCGCGCTCAAGCAGCTGGCCAAGCTTGGCCACAAACGCCTGGGGCAGGGCGCCTGGGTGCTGGTATTCCCGGAAGGCACGCGCATTCCGCCCGGCCAGATAGGCAAATTCAGCCGTGGCGGTGCATCCCTCGCGGTGAATGCAAACCTGCCGGTGCTACCGATTGCCCACAACGCCGGCGAGTTCTGGCCCAAGCAAGGCTGGCGCAAAACCCCTGGCACCGTTCAGGTAATTATCGGCCCGCCGATGTATGCCGAAGGCACAGGCCCACGCGCCATTGCCGAACTCAATGACCGCGCCTTTGCCTGGGTCAGCCAGGCGCAACGCGATATCGGCTCACTGCATGGGCAAAACCAGCCGAAAGCCACTCAGGCACCAGCCTAA
- the gmhB gene encoding D-glycero-beta-D-manno-heptose 1,7-bisphosphate 7-phosphatase, whose protein sequence is MKLLILDRDGVINYDSDAYIKNLDEWIPLPGAIEAIARLSQAGWTVAVATNQSGVARGYYDLATLDAMHARLRELVAVQGGELGLIVHCIHGPDEGCACRKPKPGMLEQIAAYYGEALKGVWFVGDSSGDLTAAKTVDCQPVLVKTGKGERTLAKGLPAGTLIFDDLAAVADQLLHL, encoded by the coding sequence ATGAAACTGCTGATTCTCGACCGCGACGGCGTCATCAATTACGACTCCGACGCCTATATCAAAAACCTCGACGAGTGGATCCCACTGCCCGGCGCCATTGAGGCCATTGCGCGCCTGTCGCAAGCCGGCTGGACCGTCGCTGTAGCCACCAACCAGTCTGGTGTTGCCCGCGGCTATTACGACTTGGCCACCCTGGACGCCATGCACGCGCGCCTACGCGAACTGGTAGCGGTGCAGGGCGGTGAGCTCGGTTTGATCGTGCACTGCATCCATGGCCCGGATGAGGGCTGCGCCTGCCGCAAACCGAAACCCGGCATGCTTGAGCAGATTGCTGCGTACTATGGCGAAGCACTCAAGGGCGTCTGGTTTGTTGGCGACAGTAGCGGTGACCTGACGGCGGCCAAAACCGTCGACTGTCAGCCAGTGTTGGTAAAAACCGGCAAAGGCGAACGCACCCTGGCGAAAGGATTGCCGGCGGGCACCCTGATATTCGATGATCTGGCGGCGGTTGCCGATCAGCTTCTCCACCTATAA